Part of the Chanodichthys erythropterus isolate Z2021 chromosome 13, ASM2448905v1, whole genome shotgun sequence genome is shown below.
CTCGTCTCGATGTTTCTAAACGCGCGACTTTCTGTTTGTTTGAAGAACTTTGAGGCATAAAGTCTCGCGCACATCGATCTGATTCACTGTATGAGTGAAGCTTTATGATGCGGTGCGATATATAAGCGGCTTATTATTGGACTGAAACATGATATTAATATAGGCACCTTATTGAGCTTATACTTAGCTGTAAATATGACTATTCTGTGTCTTTATACTTTCATATTTCTGTACTTTCATTTTATTATGATGTATCACTGAAGCTTCATTTACTGAGAAAAAGGTCTCGTGTGTGTAAATACACCcagcaataaagctctttctgattctgattttCATATTAAACACTGACTGATACAGATGATGCACATGAAGTGATGCACGTTTTCTTGAGAATGCTTTTATATGTGAAAAtacttaaagtcaccatgaaatcaaaactggcCATTcttatttttgcagtaattatCATAAATGATTTATGCgacaacaatccaatcaattcctgatggacaaaatcaagccccgccctacatttgttcttgtttgagaagcgtttCACTCAGACAGAGAAGAAAATGACATTTCACGTCGACTTTAATGTGCAATTCATCGTGTTTCATTCACATTCTCATCTGTGTCTGCCTGTGTATGATATGCATCATGAAAAACtgaatttgatcttttattatCACTGTCTTTAATGCATTAAGATGTTTTAACAGCTTTCTGTGGAGGAGAAAACGCTTAAagtaaaaatactgtttttccaGTGCGAGTGTCTCAGCAGTAGATCGTGTTTTTGACAAGAGAAAGTGTTTTCACGTAAAGCGCTCATGCATTTTTATGATGCATGTTGAGTATTTGCATGTTTCTGAACAGAAGCCGAGAGTCGAATCTCACGCCTGATTCATGAAGCGTCTGATCAGAGAGTTTAACACTGACTGACACTGATGTGTTTCCGCTGCAGTGGTGGAATGCAAGAGAAGATGGAAGACCATCAGGGACAGATACATCCGAGAGAGGAGACTGTGCAAGCTGAAGAAGGAAGAAGGCGGCCGGCGCTTGCATTACTGGCCGCACAGAGAAAGCCTCTCGTTTCTGGACGCTCATATCAGAAAGAGGAAGCGTCCCAGCGAAGCAGAGGCCCTGGAGGAGCTGGACGACGCGGACGGAAGCGCTCACGACTCGCCCGAGGAGTCGCTCGACGAGTCCAGCGGCGGCGATTCAAAGTCCAGCGTTGAAAAGAAAGCAAAGTCCGGCAGCAAGTTTCCTCTGAACGCGGCGGAGCCGAAGCATCAGATCAAGCCGGCGATCGCGGCTCAGTTGAATCCCTTGTCGCAGCTGCCGTTGTCTATCGTCACTCAGCTCGCCCCCGTCAAACAGCTGGCGGTTGTCACCGGTCTGCCTCCGGGTCTGAAGGTGTCGCAGGCGTCCGGTTCAGCTTCACCGCAGCCGGCCCTCGTGACGAATGCAGCTCCTGCGCTGCTGACGCCGTCGGCCTCACCCAGCGACCTCAGCGGCCAGACGGCGGAGAAAGAGCCGCTGAAGAGCTGCGAGAAAGCCGAGCGAGCGTTTGACGAGGACGAGTTGTTTCTCTTGAGTTACGTCCCTGCCCTCA
Proteins encoded:
- the LOC137034749 gene encoding uncharacterized protein, which codes for MAVSEKLIQTVYAYPVLYNVSLHDYRSSERRVNAWREVAASVGLSVVECKRRWKTIRDRYIRERRLCKLKKEEGGRRLHYWPHRESLSFLDAHIRKRKRPSEAEALEELDDADGSAHDSPEESLDESSGGDSKSSVEKKAKSGSKFPLNAAEPKHQIKPAIAAQLNPLSQLPLSIVTQLAPVKQLAVVTGLPPGLKVSQASGSASPQPALVTNAAPALLTPSASPSDLSGQTAEKEPLKSCEKAERAFDEDELFLLSYVPALKRLTPQKRAAVKMQIQQIMFDAEFKDE